ACCTACGAAAATTAAAGATTTACCAAGTACGCTGGAATCTTCACTGATTGCACCAAGAGCAGCACTTGCAGCACTTGCTACGGCGATACCGCCACCGATACAAGAAAGTCCTGTAACAAGAGCGGCTGCGATATATCCAAGTCCTGTTGCAAGTGAACCGGAAGTAGCTGCTGCATCAGCGGCGTGTACAGTTGGTCCGCCCAGCATCATGATCGATGCGATGGCAAAAGCACCAAAGAAGAAAAATGCATTGACACCGATAGTACGTTTATAACGTTTTTTGTTTTTTTCTCCGATTAAGTAATATCCAAAAGGAATGATGATGCTCAGTACGAGAGCGACGATAAAAATAAGTTTTGTTGCAGTTGTCATAATAAACGCCTCCTATAAAATGATAATTTATTTCTTTGAGTTTGATTCAGTTTTTTGTGAATATGGTGAAAATGCATGTCCGGAACCACTGTAGAATCGACTGAACATTTCATAATATTCCAGACGAAGAACCTGAATTCCGACGATCAATCCCTCCATACCACACACGAACAAGTTACCGAGTACAATGACGATCCAGTTCGGATTACCCTCTTCGACACCGGCAAGCATCAGTACAACTTCCATCATTGCAGCATGACTGACAGCGAAAGCACCGATACGGACAAAGGACAAGGTGTTGGAGAAGTAGCTGAGCAGTGTTTCAAATAATTCAAAAAATCCCTGAATGAGGAACATTGCTTTGCTTTCTTCCATTTTGTTACTTTTCTTTTCAATCTTCTTTGTGAGTGGCTCACGGAATAAGATTAAAAGAAGAGGAATGCCAAACATAATGGCAAGAACCCATCCGGCAGGGGTTTTATGCCCTGTCATAAATAAAACGATAACAGCTACAATGGAAGCATAGAATACAAGTCCTGCAACACCATTGATATCAAACCAGGTAGCTTCTACATCGTGGCTACGAGCCGCATTTATAATATGGAGGATCATAGCAAATATAATGACACCCATACCAAAAGCAACAGCGACAATAAATACGGTGTTTAACTTACCGATAAAAGGTAATGTCGTCATATGGTCGATTGGTCTTAACCAAAGCGGCTGAATGATATCTTCAAATCCGAAAATGCTTCCGAATAAAAATCCAAAAATGGTGGAGAAGAAACCGGCACAGGATACAATTCCTGCCAGAGGAATCTTCTTAAAGTGATATAAAAGTCCGCCTCCGATCAAGAGGAGAAGTCCCTGACCAACATCACCGAACATTGCACCAAAGATGAAGGAATAAGTCAATGCAACGAAAATGGTAGG
This Ruminococcus hominis DNA region includes the following protein-coding sequences:
- a CDS encoding ATP synthase subunit C, producing MTTATKLIFIVALVLSIIIPFGYYLIGEKNKKRYKRTIGVNAFFFFGAFAIASIMMLGGPTVHAADAAATSGSLATGLGYIAAALVTGLSCIGGGIAVASAASAALGAISEDSSVLGKSLIFVGLAEGVCLYGLIISFMILGKL